One Nocardioides aromaticivorans genomic window carries:
- a CDS encoding EthD domain-containing protein translates to MYNLIVLASKPSGWTHEQFIDWWRGEHADVTYPLPGLRRWLHTEVLEGMDDKRSAGWDGMSVLSFDSKEALDAALASDEWKAAVAHVGTMGGRSIIVTGDERVMVPQA, encoded by the coding sequence ATGTACAACCTGATCGTGCTGGCGTCGAAGCCGAGCGGCTGGACCCACGAGCAGTTCATCGACTGGTGGCGCGGCGAGCACGCCGACGTGACCTACCCGCTGCCCGGGCTGCGCCGGTGGCTGCACACCGAGGTCCTGGAGGGGATGGACGACAAGCGCTCGGCGGGCTGGGACGGCATGTCGGTCCTCAGCTTCGACAGCAAGGAGGCACTCGACGCGGCCCTCGCCAGCGACGAGTGGAAGGCCGCCGTCGCCCACGTGGGCACGATGGGTGGCCGCAGCATCATCGTCACCGGCGACGAGCGGGTGATGGTGCCCCAGGCCTGA
- a CDS encoding extracellular solute-binding protein — protein MTSKRLAAALAGGLFSVAALAGCGSDSGGGELAGSWDGIVEAAKKEGEVVIYGTVAPDNLELLKKAFEKKYPDIELTYVRGTDADLLPKVEIENQTGRGTADVHMTTDAGWIDRSADGGYSVDIVGPSFDNEDYDRSNSVIDDQWFLTSATVFGLGWNTQKLPNGVTSPEDLLAANLKGGKLGVTNPAGIPTYVDMYRTIDEDFGTDYVDRLAAMDPRVYDSAVAIGQAIASGEIWASPTIGSTILTEKANGAPVEFIIPEKPFGVPWYSHVLSSSPHPNAAQVLADFLVTPEGQAAISHDFVPALPDIEGTGVAGSDLLAQEIPLGDPDELSGDSVAAYQEEWEKQFLD, from the coding sequence ATGACATCGAAGCGACTTGCCGCTGCTCTGGCCGGCGGTCTCTTCTCCGTTGCTGCGCTCGCTGGCTGCGGCAGCGACTCGGGCGGCGGAGAATTGGCGGGCAGCTGGGACGGGATCGTCGAGGCTGCGAAGAAGGAAGGCGAGGTCGTCATCTACGGCACTGTCGCCCCGGACAACCTCGAGCTGCTGAAGAAGGCGTTCGAGAAGAAGTACCCGGACATCGAGCTGACCTACGTGCGCGGCACCGACGCAGACCTGCTGCCGAAGGTCGAGATCGAGAACCAGACGGGCCGCGGCACCGCCGACGTCCACATGACCACCGACGCCGGCTGGATCGACCGGAGCGCCGACGGCGGCTACTCGGTCGACATCGTCGGTCCGTCCTTCGACAACGAGGACTACGACCGGTCGAACAGCGTCATCGACGACCAGTGGTTCCTGACCAGTGCGACCGTCTTCGGACTGGGCTGGAACACGCAGAAGCTGCCGAACGGCGTCACCTCGCCCGAGGACCTCCTGGCCGCGAACCTCAAGGGGGGCAAGCTCGGCGTCACCAACCCGGCCGGCATCCCGACGTACGTCGACATGTACCGCACCATCGACGAGGACTTCGGTACGGACTACGTCGACCGCCTCGCCGCGATGGACCCGCGCGTCTACGACAGCGCCGTCGCCATCGGCCAGGCGATCGCCTCGGGTGAGATCTGGGCATCGCCGACGATCGGCAGCACGATCCTGACCGAGAAGGCCAACGGAGCTCCCGTCGAGTTCATCATCCCGGAGAAGCCGTTCGGCGTCCCGTGGTACAGCCACGTCCTCTCGTCGTCGCCGCACCCCAACGCTGCCCAGGTCCTCGCCGACTTCCTCGTCACGCCCGAGGGCCAGGCCGCGATCTCGCACGATTTCGTCCCGGCGCTGCCGGACATCGAGGGCACCGGCGTTGCCGGCTCCGACCTGCTCGCGCAGGAGATCCCCCTCGGCGACCCCGACGAGCTGTCCGGGGACTCGGTCGCCGCTTATCAGGAGGAGTGGGAGAAGCAGTTCCTCGACTGA
- a CDS encoding SDR family NAD(P)-dependent oxidoreductase, translated as MDRYTDRRVLVTGATGGLGAEICRRLTAEGAVLALADLPSPALEETRAALPGSGHVALDLDVSDEEQWRAAVARVDQKLGGLDVLVNNAAIGSIGTVEDEEREHWDRVMSVDATGVWLGMKHAGPLIERTGGGAIVNVASILGSTGGLGNSVAYHAAKGAVRTMTKNAAIHWATRGVRVNSLHPGFIETPQLLERYAGSERHRAMLANTPMGRLGRPEEIAGAVAFLGSDDAGYLTGTELYADGGWTAR; from the coding sequence ATGGATCGCTACACCGACCGCCGCGTCCTCGTCACCGGCGCGACCGGAGGGCTCGGGGCCGAGATCTGCCGCCGGCTCACCGCCGAGGGCGCCGTGCTCGCCCTGGCCGACCTCCCCTCGCCCGCCCTCGAGGAGACACGCGCAGCCCTGCCCGGGAGCGGGCACGTCGCGCTCGACCTGGACGTCAGCGACGAGGAGCAGTGGCGCGCCGCGGTCGCCCGGGTCGACCAGAAGCTCGGCGGGCTCGACGTCCTCGTCAACAACGCGGCCATCGGCAGCATCGGGACGGTCGAGGACGAGGAGCGCGAGCACTGGGACCGGGTGATGTCGGTGGACGCCACCGGGGTGTGGCTCGGGATGAAGCACGCCGGCCCGCTCATCGAGCGCACGGGCGGCGGCGCGATCGTCAACGTCGCCTCGATCCTCGGGAGCACGGGCGGCCTCGGCAACAGCGTCGCCTACCACGCCGCGAAGGGCGCGGTGCGCACCATGACGAAGAACGCCGCGATCCACTGGGCCACCCGGGGCGTCCGCGTCAACTCGCTGCACCCCGGCTTCATCGAGACCCCGCAGCTGCTGGAGCGCTACGCCGGCTCAGAGCGCCACCGGGCGATGCTCGCGAACACCCCGATGGGCCGGCTCGGCCGGCCCGAGGAGATCGCGGGCGCCGTGGCCTTCCTGGGCAGCGACGACGCCGGCTACCTGACCGGCACCGAGCTGTACGCCGACGGCGGCTGGACCGCGCGCTAG
- a CDS encoding ABC transporter ATP-binding protein, translated as MASFRISGLTKSYGSNVIVDDLDLEIEEGEFLVLLGPSGCGKTTTLRCLAGLETPEQGRIEFKGKAVFDAAERINVPAHKRSIGMVFQSYALWPNMTVRKNIAYPLKVRRMKEALAAGRVEEAAGMVDCGHLLDRYPSQLSGGQQQRIAVARGLAAQPDLVLFDEPLSNLDARLRDQVRTEIHRLHESLGFGAVFVTHDQSEAFALGDKIAIMRAGRIEQLGTPVEVFDNPATDYVAEFIGMSNRLELVRTATGWQSADGVEMSIQRSLPDSPALIARIWPDDVRLHRSATEAPADAVRLEATLLASEFGGRHYDVTVAAGAEQFRLRADAASHGAWLRSAHEGEPVVISFRPEAMQVYPGGAATGSRELIAAS; from the coding sequence ATGGCCAGCTTCCGAATCTCCGGTCTCACCAAGTCCTACGGCTCCAACGTCATCGTCGACGACCTGGACCTCGAGATCGAGGAGGGTGAGTTCCTCGTCCTGCTCGGCCCCAGCGGCTGCGGCAAGACGACCACCCTGCGCTGCCTCGCAGGCCTCGAGACGCCCGAACAGGGGCGCATCGAGTTCAAGGGCAAGGCGGTCTTCGACGCGGCAGAGCGGATCAACGTGCCGGCGCACAAGCGCAGCATCGGCATGGTGTTCCAGTCGTATGCACTGTGGCCCAACATGACGGTCCGCAAGAACATCGCCTACCCGCTCAAGGTGCGCAGGATGAAGGAGGCGCTGGCGGCGGGCCGCGTCGAGGAGGCGGCCGGCATGGTCGACTGCGGCCACCTCCTCGACCGCTATCCCTCCCAGCTGAGCGGCGGCCAGCAGCAGCGGATCGCGGTCGCCCGCGGGCTCGCGGCCCAGCCGGACCTGGTCCTCTTCGACGAGCCGTTGAGCAACCTCGACGCGCGCCTCCGTGACCAGGTCCGCACCGAGATCCACCGCCTGCACGAGAGCCTGGGCTTCGGTGCCGTCTTCGTGACCCACGACCAGTCCGAGGCCTTCGCGCTCGGCGACAAGATCGCCATCATGCGGGCCGGCCGGATCGAGCAGCTCGGGACGCCGGTCGAGGTCTTCGACAACCCGGCCACCGACTACGTCGCGGAGTTCATCGGCATGTCGAACCGGCTGGAGCTCGTCCGGACCGCGACGGGCTGGCAGAGCGCCGACGGCGTGGAGATGTCCATCCAGCGCAGCCTTCCCGACTCTCCCGCGCTGATCGCACGGATCTGGCCGGACGACGTCCGCCTGCACCGGTCGGCCACCGAGGCGCCGGCCGATGCCGTGCGGCTCGAGGCCACACTGCTCGCCTCCGAGTTCGGTGGCCGCCACTACGACGTCACGGTGGCCGCCGGAGCCGAGCAGTTCCGGCTGCGTGCTGACGCGGCCTCCCACGGGGCGTGGCTGCGCAGCGCGCACGAGGGCGAGCCCGTCGTCATCAGCTTCCGGCCCGAGGCGATGCAGGTGTACCCGGGCGGAGCGGCGACCGGGTCGCGCGAGCTGATCGCTGCCTCGTGA
- a CDS encoding class I adenylate-forming enzyme family protein has product MRKLAQELVERAGQSPDDVAVIDAEGAHTLGEVVARAGEIADLLDRSLAGAPTVLVQADNTWRTLAAAIAVGLRGGLVAVISGHAARSEYDLALEDIQPDAVIASPHAVETWQVDDAGLPVVGEAFPGWSLRAAASRRTRGVERWRGGVAIAMTSGSTGRPKCVVQSEESIRYAGEATIAAVGLRPGDPVGAFVPFSSVAAFCFGLYLPALLGGPVVCLDKWSPEDAVVLLRDEKVAWTMLVPTMAMQLSLVPGSSGALTSLRAMTVGGGPMNARSLESAERHLGTRFLRVFGMSECLGHTTPLPSEPPEVRLGRDGRPFPGTELRVVGDDGAALPLGEVGNVQVRGPSLFVGYARNGAPVPPELTPDGFLPTGDRARINDDGTLNILGREKQVIIRGGRNIDINEVEAAVAAIPGVAQVCVVPVSDDLLGERAAALVVWSGDPLDIDGVRRELAAADFPKFKWPEFVYPVPHLPQNRVGKLDRSGAVSLASSLVGGDAAAEAR; this is encoded by the coding sequence ATGAGGAAGCTGGCACAGGAGCTGGTCGAGCGGGCCGGGCAGAGCCCCGACGACGTCGCCGTCATCGACGCGGAGGGAGCCCACACCCTCGGTGAGGTCGTCGCCCGGGCCGGCGAGATCGCGGACCTCCTGGACCGGTCGCTGGCGGGCGCGCCCACGGTGCTCGTCCAGGCCGACAACACCTGGCGCACCCTCGCCGCCGCGATCGCGGTCGGGCTGCGGGGCGGGCTGGTCGCGGTCATCAGCGGGCACGCCGCCCGCTCGGAGTACGACCTCGCCCTCGAGGACATCCAGCCGGACGCCGTCATCGCCTCGCCCCACGCGGTCGAGACCTGGCAGGTCGACGACGCCGGGCTGCCGGTGGTGGGGGAGGCCTTCCCGGGCTGGTCGCTGCGCGCGGCCGCCTCCCGTCGTACCCGCGGTGTCGAGCGGTGGCGCGGCGGCGTGGCCATCGCGATGACCTCGGGGTCGACGGGTCGTCCGAAGTGCGTCGTGCAGTCCGAGGAGTCGATCCGGTACGCCGGCGAGGCCACGATCGCCGCCGTCGGCCTCCGGCCGGGGGACCCGGTCGGCGCCTTCGTCCCGTTCTCGAGCGTCGCCGCGTTCTGCTTCGGGCTCTACCTCCCGGCGCTCCTGGGCGGCCCGGTGGTGTGCCTGGACAAGTGGAGCCCCGAGGACGCGGTCGTGCTGCTGCGCGACGAGAAGGTCGCCTGGACGATGCTGGTGCCGACGATGGCCATGCAGCTCTCGCTGGTGCCCGGGTCGTCGGGAGCGCTCACGTCGCTGCGCGCGATGACGGTCGGCGGTGGACCCATGAACGCCCGCTCGCTGGAGTCCGCCGAGCGTCATCTCGGGACCCGCTTCCTGCGGGTGTTCGGCATGTCCGAGTGCCTGGGCCACACCACCCCGCTGCCCTCCGAGCCGCCCGAGGTCCGCCTCGGCCGCGACGGACGTCCCTTCCCCGGCACGGAGCTGCGCGTGGTCGGCGACGACGGCGCCGCCCTGCCCCTCGGGGAGGTCGGCAACGTCCAGGTGCGCGGCCCCTCGCTGTTCGTCGGCTACGCCCGCAACGGCGCGCCGGTCCCGCCGGAGCTCACGCCCGACGGCTTCCTGCCGACCGGCGACCGGGCCCGCATCAACGACGACGGCACCCTCAACATCCTCGGCCGTGAGAAGCAGGTCATCATCCGGGGAGGCCGCAACATCGACATCAACGAGGTCGAGGCCGCCGTCGCCGCCATCCCGGGCGTGGCCCAGGTGTGCGTCGTACCGGTCTCCGACGACCTGCTCGGTGAGCGGGCGGCGGCGCTCGTGGTCTGGTCGGGCGACCCCCTGGACATCGACGGGGTACGACGGGAGCTCGCCGCCGCCGACTTCCCCAAGTTCAAGTGGCCCGAGTTCGTCTACCCGGTCCCGCACCTGCCACAGAACCGGGTGGGCAAGCTCGACCGGTCCGGTGCCGTGTCGCTCGCGTCGTCGCTCGTGGGCGGCGATGCGGCCGCGGAAGCCCGATGA
- a CDS encoding MaoC family dehydratase: MTHLFNGVGEFAAATGLDLGHSPWFEMTQARIDQFADVTEDWQWIHVDQARAARSELGSTIAHGYLTLALVPRLSAGLFDFDGIGRAVNYGVEKVRFPAPVRPGDRIRARGAVVDVTPAGPDGRGTLGRVRYTIEIEDRERPACVLEALMLVLPPETS, from the coding sequence ATGACCCACCTCTTCAACGGTGTCGGCGAGTTCGCGGCCGCCACCGGGCTCGATCTCGGCCACAGCCCCTGGTTCGAGATGACCCAGGCACGCATCGACCAGTTCGCCGATGTCACCGAGGACTGGCAGTGGATCCATGTGGACCAGGCTCGCGCAGCCCGCAGCGAGCTCGGCAGCACCATCGCCCACGGCTACCTGACCCTCGCCCTCGTCCCCCGCCTGAGCGCAGGACTGTTCGACTTCGACGGCATCGGACGCGCGGTCAACTACGGCGTCGAGAAGGTGCGCTTCCCTGCGCCGGTCAGGCCCGGCGACCGGATCCGTGCGCGGGGAGCGGTGGTCGACGTGACGCCCGCCGGACCCGATGGACGCGGCACACTCGGTCGGGTGCGCTACACGATCGAGATCGAGGACCGCGAGCGTCCCGCCTGCGTGCTCGAGGCACTGATGCTGGTCCTGCCGCCCGAGACCAGTTGA
- a CDS encoding DUF1254 domain-containing protein yields the protein MTGYAALDVGDVDQRQVSTRADLVPRDGTARRSVAHAAAFDAVVYGLPAAYQYAQMCRQYAETGVPTGQFVHERRLAAPGFAAFRVPNVDTLYSNAWLDLREGPVAIDLPDFGDRYFTLNLLDAFGNASNISRRTVGPAREVWLVAPGDDAGVPDDAVRLRVASRLMWVLMRIQVRGDDLAEIHRLQDSVLLRPVRGGRGVAAGATSVVGEVVDPDAVVTDWEAFFHAMDGALRLGGVPADETALVRRFAVLGLAGTAAFRPGLLDEETRAGAASGFAAAMGVIDACRPQLGEPVPTGWTKVCDKGAHGANFLSRAVMNHVGLAANVVEENTSFNTYVDGEGRPLGGAAGGYLLTMERPPPAGAFWSVTLYDDSGFLVPSAIDRSSVGSATPGLLLDVDGSVTVSISAEDPGVGANWLPAPRGRFFLVLRIYEPLADALSGAWLPGPVRPVA from the coding sequence GTGACGGGGTACGCCGCCCTCGACGTCGGAGACGTCGACCAGCGGCAGGTCTCCACGCGTGCGGACCTCGTGCCGAGGGACGGCACAGCGCGGCGTTCCGTGGCCCACGCGGCAGCCTTCGATGCGGTGGTCTACGGGCTCCCGGCCGCCTACCAGTACGCCCAGATGTGCCGGCAGTACGCCGAGACCGGTGTCCCCACCGGCCAGTTCGTCCACGAGCGGCGCCTCGCCGCTCCCGGGTTCGCCGCCTTCCGGGTGCCGAACGTGGACACCCTGTACTCGAACGCGTGGCTCGACCTGCGGGAGGGGCCCGTGGCGATCGACCTGCCCGACTTCGGGGATCGCTACTTCACGCTGAACCTGCTCGACGCGTTCGGCAACGCCTCCAACATCAGCCGGCGGACCGTCGGACCGGCACGCGAGGTCTGGTTGGTCGCGCCGGGTGACGACGCCGGCGTGCCGGACGACGCCGTCCGGCTCCGTGTCGCCTCCCGCCTGATGTGGGTGCTGATGCGGATCCAGGTCCGGGGGGACGACCTTGCCGAGATCCACCGGCTCCAGGACTCGGTGCTCCTGCGTCCGGTCCGGGGCGGCCGTGGCGTCGCCGCGGGTGCGACGAGCGTGGTCGGGGAGGTCGTCGACCCCGACGCCGTCGTCACCGACTGGGAGGCCTTCTTCCACGCGATGGACGGTGCCCTCCGTCTCGGCGGGGTGCCCGCGGACGAGACGGCGCTCGTCCGTCGCTTCGCGGTGCTGGGGTTGGCGGGGACCGCTGCGTTCCGACCCGGGCTCCTGGACGAGGAGACGCGGGCGGGGGCCGCGAGCGGGTTCGCCGCGGCCATGGGTGTCATCGACGCCTGCCGGCCGCAGCTCGGAGAACCGGTGCCGACCGGCTGGACGAAGGTCTGCGACAAGGGCGCCCACGGCGCCAACTTCCTCAGCCGGGCGGTCATGAACCACGTCGGTCTCGCCGCCAACGTCGTCGAGGAGAACACCTCGTTCAACACCTACGTGGACGGCGAGGGACGGCCCCTCGGCGGGGCGGCGGGCGGCTACCTGCTGACGATGGAGCGTCCGCCGCCGGCGGGGGCGTTCTGGAGCGTCACCCTGTACGACGACAGCGGATTCCTCGTGCCGAGCGCCATCGATCGCTCCTCGGTCGGCAGCGCCACGCCGGGCCTCCTGCTGGACGTCGACGGCTCGGTCACCGTCTCCATCAGCGCCGAGGACCCCGGTGTCGGGGCGAACTGGCTCCCGGCGCCACGCGGGCGCTTCTTCCTGGTGCTGCGCATCTACGAGCCGCTCGCGGACGCGCTCAGTGGCGCCTGGCTGCCCGGTCCGGTGCGTCCCGTGGCGTGA
- a CDS encoding DUF1214 domain-containing protein yields MAPDDVRRSAARLQVWAYPLVLAQRLRFNFTLPGDPLAPRPAVSAGAPIGRFGHARALADPDLRVGVAPNVDTLYSVAWLDLARGPHAVQLPTVGDRYFSLQVGKSDTTSPVVISGRTHPGQPPHVVVEPGEPEVVDHGDLVRVATRDRWLTLVGRTAVDPDSDEDLRAAHAVQDRLVVSSQGSPHAGTVVDDVDVRLAAVAREREVFEPGAFASAVLRVLDTGGESIESRGLERLLADVGIDELARNRAAPAVVSAVADGLRDGHRAIEQRVRTLGRTAAGWATNETVASFGDDHLLRAAVAHAQIYVNPPEEASYPVCEVDAEGRQLDGSVARYRVRLPAGSPPAAAFWSLTMYHAAGNLVANDLGRYAVGDRTPGLVRSDDGSLEVDISAGPPPRGVSNWLPAPEGPFRLMLRLYWPLEASWRPPAVMRVPA; encoded by the coding sequence GTGGCCCCGGACGACGTACGACGGTCCGCAGCCCGGCTTCAGGTGTGGGCCTACCCGCTGGTGCTCGCGCAGCGGCTGCGGTTCAACTTCACCCTCCCCGGCGATCCCCTCGCGCCGCGGCCCGCCGTGTCGGCCGGCGCTCCAATCGGCCGGTTCGGGCACGCGCGGGCCCTCGCCGACCCCGATCTCCGGGTCGGGGTGGCGCCGAACGTCGACACCCTCTACTCCGTGGCGTGGCTGGACCTCGCCCGCGGGCCGCACGCGGTCCAGCTGCCGACCGTGGGCGATCGGTACTTCAGCCTCCAGGTGGGCAAGTCCGACACCACGAGCCCGGTCGTCATCAGCGGCCGGACCCACCCCGGGCAGCCGCCGCACGTCGTGGTGGAACCCGGGGAGCCGGAGGTGGTGGACCACGGTGACCTGGTGCGGGTGGCGACGCGGGACCGGTGGCTGACGCTCGTCGGTCGGACGGCGGTCGATCCGGACAGCGACGAGGACCTCCGTGCCGCGCACGCCGTGCAGGACCGCCTGGTGGTCTCGAGCCAAGGCAGTCCGCATGCGGGGACGGTCGTGGACGACGTCGACGTCCGGCTCGCCGCCGTCGCCCGGGAACGTGAGGTCTTCGAGCCCGGCGCCTTCGCCTCCGCCGTGCTCCGGGTGCTCGACACCGGGGGTGAGTCGATCGAGAGCCGCGGACTGGAGCGACTGCTCGCGGACGTGGGGATCGACGAGCTCGCCCGGAATCGTGCCGCGCCGGCTGTCGTGTCCGCTGTCGCCGACGGCCTCCGGGACGGCCATCGGGCGATCGAGCAACGGGTTCGCACTCTCGGCCGGACCGCCGCCGGCTGGGCGACCAACGAGACCGTGGCCTCCTTCGGCGACGACCACCTGCTCCGTGCGGCGGTGGCGCACGCCCAGATCTACGTGAATCCACCCGAGGAGGCGAGCTATCCGGTGTGCGAGGTCGACGCCGAGGGACGGCAGCTCGACGGCAGTGTCGCCCGGTATCGGGTCCGGCTCCCCGCCGGTTCCCCGCCGGCCGCGGCCTTCTGGTCCCTGACGATGTACCACGCCGCGGGAAATCTCGTTGCCAACGACCTCGGGCGGTACGCCGTCGGAGATCGCACCCCCGGCCTGGTGCGGTCCGACGACGGATCGCTGGAGGTCGACATCAGTGCTGGCCCGCCGCCGCGAGGGGTGAGCAACTGGCTTCCGGCGCCAGAGGGCCCGTTCCGGCTCATGCTGCGCCTGTACTGGCCGCTCGAGGCGTCGTGGCGTCCTCCGGCGGTGATGCGGGTGCCGGCGTGA
- a CDS encoding TetR/AcrR family transcriptional regulator: MTVDEQTRTEGPRSKRRRILDAAIDNFGGVGFEHTKWATIADEVGIGQTALYHYFESKVHCLLTIMSNELERSLERTRAVTAEVSEPDDKIRVAVAAAFDVTAREALQERILMSHQDLLVGERSSQREEAERQRARELVREIEHEWAALLKAGMDAGVFAKQDEVVLARLMLGLINGVWRWYRPKGAHTLAEISDQVVAACVRLVH; encoded by the coding sequence ATGACAGTTGACGAGCAGACCCGTACCGAAGGCCCGCGCTCCAAGCGGCGCAGGATCCTCGACGCCGCCATCGACAACTTCGGCGGGGTGGGCTTCGAGCACACCAAGTGGGCGACCATCGCCGACGAGGTGGGGATCGGGCAGACCGCCCTCTACCACTACTTCGAGTCGAAGGTGCACTGCCTGCTGACCATCATGAGCAACGAGCTGGAGCGCTCCCTCGAGCGGACCCGCGCGGTCACCGCCGAGGTGAGCGAGCCGGACGACAAGATCCGCGTCGCCGTGGCGGCGGCCTTCGACGTCACCGCGCGCGAGGCGCTCCAGGAGCGGATCCTGATGAGCCACCAGGACCTGCTGGTCGGCGAGCGCTCGTCTCAGCGCGAGGAGGCCGAGCGCCAGCGGGCGCGCGAGCTGGTGCGCGAGATCGAGCACGAGTGGGCCGCGCTGCTGAAGGCCGGCATGGACGCCGGCGTGTTCGCGAAGCAGGACGAGGTCGTCCTCGCCCGGCTGATGCTCGGCCTGATCAACGGCGTGTGGCGTTGGTACCGCCCGAAGGGCGCCCACACCCTCGCCGAGATCTCCGACCAGGTCGTCGCGGCCTGCGTGCGCCTGGTCCACTGA
- a CDS encoding ABC transporter permease encodes MAVTRALPLLDVDARVWRGRLFYGAVVAALAYLVVVPVWRLQSLAFENGGAGYESQYGRSDIGDTLRTTVQLALASLVIAMVLGTLLAFAVTRLPHRAGFLRVIPVLPIVMPSVANVVGWAFLLSPGPGYLNALMRQLPWWNDLDSGPVNVYSSTWVIIITGFGLTSFVYLFVSAGMQNISSEHLEAAQSAGSSQLGVFFKVVLPLLRPSLVYGGGVALLLGLGQFTGPLLLGQNEGMKVLTTEMYRRTAESPVNYAAAAAAASPLVILGLLVVFGQRFLLGNQSRFVTHGGKSFAPVGGRSYWAAAFVAGYGLVALVLPLVGVLIVSLSPFWSENLSWDFLTLDNYRELFSTPGITESVTTSVVTSLAAVAVCVPVGLATAMLVVRNRHLKVIRLLGDVISALPLGIPSVIFGVGFLLTYTQPPFILYGTKWVIILVYIVLMIPFATRMQMTALISMGDTYAEASAVSGASPLVTALRVTLPMLKPAVLSAVALMFILLTHEFAASLMVRSATTQVMGTLLYDHWSNGSYTLVAAMAILMSAVTTAGVAIAMIVGGRNVLDNL; translated from the coding sequence ATGGCCGTGACCCGGGCACTTCCCTTGCTCGACGTCGACGCACGCGTGTGGCGCGGGCGCCTCTTCTACGGCGCCGTCGTCGCCGCCCTTGCCTACCTGGTCGTCGTCCCCGTCTGGCGGCTGCAGTCCCTGGCGTTCGAGAACGGCGGAGCGGGTTACGAGTCGCAGTACGGCCGCTCCGACATCGGGGACACGTTGCGCACGACCGTGCAGCTGGCCCTGGCCTCGCTGGTGATCGCCATGGTGCTCGGAACGCTGCTGGCCTTCGCCGTCACCCGACTTCCCCACCGCGCCGGATTCCTCCGCGTCATCCCGGTGCTGCCCATCGTGATGCCGTCCGTGGCCAACGTGGTCGGCTGGGCCTTCCTCCTCTCGCCGGGCCCCGGCTACCTGAACGCGTTGATGCGCCAGCTGCCGTGGTGGAACGACCTCGATTCCGGGCCCGTGAACGTCTACTCATCGACCTGGGTCATCATCATCACCGGCTTCGGCCTGACGTCCTTCGTCTACCTCTTCGTCAGCGCCGGCATGCAGAACATCAGCTCCGAGCACCTCGAGGCGGCGCAGTCGGCCGGCTCCTCGCAGCTCGGTGTCTTCTTCAAGGTCGTGCTCCCGTTGCTCCGGCCCTCGCTCGTGTACGGCGGCGGCGTCGCGCTGCTCCTGGGCCTGGGCCAGTTCACCGGTCCCCTCCTGCTCGGGCAGAACGAGGGGATGAAGGTGCTCACGACGGAGATGTACCGCCGTACGGCCGAATCCCCGGTGAACTACGCCGCGGCTGCGGCGGCGGCGTCGCCGCTCGTCATCCTCGGGCTGCTCGTCGTCTTCGGCCAGCGTTTCCTGCTCGGCAACCAGAGCCGGTTCGTCACCCACGGAGGCAAGTCGTTCGCCCCGGTGGGTGGCCGCTCGTACTGGGCCGCGGCCTTCGTGGCGGGCTACGGCCTGGTGGCCCTTGTGCTGCCGCTCGTCGGCGTCCTCATCGTGTCGCTGTCGCCGTTCTGGTCGGAGAATCTCAGCTGGGACTTCCTGACGCTCGACAACTACCGCGAGCTGTTCAGCACCCCCGGCATCACCGAGTCCGTGACCACGAGCGTGGTCACCTCGCTCGCCGCCGTCGCGGTCTGCGTGCCGGTCGGGCTCGCCACGGCGATGCTGGTGGTCCGCAACCGCCATCTCAAGGTGATCCGCCTGCTGGGGGACGTCATCAGTGCGCTGCCGCTGGGCATCCCGTCCGTGATCTTCGGCGTCGGGTTCCTCCTCACCTACACCCAGCCGCCGTTCATCCTCTACGGGACGAAGTGGGTGATCATCCTCGTCTACATCGTGCTGATGATCCCCTTCGCGACCCGGATGCAGATGACCGCGCTGATCTCGATGGGCGACACCTACGCGGAGGCGTCGGCGGTCAGTGGCGCGAGCCCCCTGGTGACCGCACTGCGCGTGACCCTGCCGATGCTGAAGCCTGCCGTGCTGAGTGCGGTGGCGCTGATGTTCATCCTGCTGACCCACGAGTTCGCGGCGTCACTGATGGTCCGCTCGGCCACCACCCAGGTGATGGGCACGCTCCTCTACGACCACTGGAGCAACGGCTCCTACACCCTCGTCGCCGCCATGGCGATCCTGATGTCGGCTGTCACGACGGCGGGCGTCGCGATCGCGATGATCGTCGGCGGACGCAACGTGCTCGACAACCTCTGA
- a CDS encoding DUF202 domain-containing protein, whose protein sequence is MSDPPRDPGLQAERTRLAGTRTMLSTGAATLALLHLTAPSAPIGPVLLAAVALAASTGAAPLLRDSTGVRLAAQSLTAVMIAACALVTVVRG, encoded by the coding sequence GTGAGCGACCCTCCACGGGATCCGGGCCTCCAGGCGGAGCGCACCCGCCTCGCCGGCACGCGGACGATGCTCAGCACCGGCGCCGCAACGCTGGCTCTGCTCCACCTGACCGCCCCCTCCGCGCCCATCGGGCCGGTCCTGCTGGCGGCCGTCGCACTGGCGGCCTCGACCGGAGCCGCTCCCCTGCTGCGGGACTCGACCGGGGTGCGCCTGGCGGCCCAGTCACTCACCGCCGTCATGATCGCCGCCTGCGCGTTGGTCACCGTCGTTCGCGGCTGA